Proteins from a genomic interval of Euleptes europaea isolate rEulEur1 chromosome 18, rEulEur1.hap1, whole genome shotgun sequence:
- the LOC130490374 gene encoding zinc finger protein 883-like has protein sequence MDPRQQRVRGVHVPLVEEARSSPEEEPRCGNSYTKWENKQWTEGCLKAGEELDWEEASDTSSVVFVEERGEVRKSGSIGCASDLDDFGENSALVETPSAERLHMEGPEVILYPKGPPTDAGFATEECEEVAYRDEGCVGAEWIHFPEESLGREESEEEEAEDTVYEGGKLLEKMPVGVEGNGSDEEAMAEWAVPVEELVAKQRPSKPRHICSECGRSLASHSALVRHCLIHTGELPYACTECGRRFRQSSALVRHLRAHRGERPYVCGECGKAFGVRSALVRHQRALHSSERPYVCGECGKAYADLSILTKHQLIHVNGRPFSCPDCGQSFGHRTTLTQHRRIHTEERPYRCAECGQTFRQNSALANHRQVHSGKRPFSCQFCSKTFTGRPTLVQHLRTHTGEKPYSCPDCGRRFSTSSNLLQHRRNHLGERPFACSLCGRRFARRPDLARHYVTHAEGSVRPHRCGECGRRFVELADLEQHKATHRGERPYVCSYCGKSFTEAATLARHRRSHLPTTQQAYKCEVCRQTFGQSSDLLAHGRVHSGERPYACADCGKSFGRSSNLSRHRRVHTHERPYICGDCGKSYTQSTHLMEHQRQHTGERPYECADCGRSFGKKGHLDSHRRVHRLLPGHHDGVAEQLVECPSSGSPLNQ, from the exons ATGGATCCCCGTCAGCAAAGAGTTCGAGGGGTGCACGTTCCCCTAGTGGAGGAAGCCCGTTCGTCTCCTGAAGAGGAACCCCGGTGTGGGAACAGCTACACAAAATGGGAGAACAAGCAGTGGACGGAAGGATGCTTAAAAGCTGGAGAGGAACTGGATTGGGAAGAGGCTTCTGATACTAGCTCGGTGGTCTTTGTTGAGGAACGGGGAGAGGTGCGCAAAAGTGGCAGCATTGGATGCGCGTCTGATTTAGACGACTTTGGGGAGAACTCCGCCCTTGTGGAGACCCCCAGCGCTGAGAGACTCCATATGGAAGGACCAGAGGTAATCCTTTATCCAAAGGGGCCTCCGACAGATGCTGGATTTGCCACCGAGGAATGTGAGGAAGTTGCTTATCGAGATGAAGGCTGTGTCGGTGCTGAATGGATCCATTTTCCAGAGGAAtcgctggggagggaggagtctgaggaggaagaAGCTGAGGACACTGTTTACGAGGGTGGAAAGCTATTAGAGAAAATGCCGGTTGGGGTTGAAG GGAATGGATCTGACGAAGAAGCGATGGCGGAGTGGGCCGTGCCTGTGGAGGAGCTGGTTGCCAAGCAGCGGCCTTCGAAACCACGTCACATCTGCAGCGAATGTGGCCGTAGCTTGGCCAGCCATTCGGCCCTTGTCCGTCACTGCCTCATCCACACCGGAGAGCTCCCCTATGCTTGCACGGAGTGCGGACGCCGCTTCCGACAGTCCTCGGCCCTCGTCCGCCACCTTCGGGCCCATCGGGGCGAGCGTCCCTATGTTTGCGGCGAGTGCGGCAAAGCCTTTGGAGTCCGATCAGCGCTGGTTCGCCACCAGCGGGCCCTGCATTCAAGCGAGAGGCCCTATGTCTGCGGGGAGTGCGGGAAGGCCTACGCGGACCTTTCCATCCTGACAAAGCACCAGCTCATTCACGTCAACGGGCGGCCGTTTTCCTGTCCTGACTGCGGCCAGTCGTTCGGGCACCGCACCACCTTGACGCAGCACCGGCGAATCCACACGGAGGAGCGGCCGTACCGCTGCGCAGAGTGTGGGCAGACCTTCCGGCAGAATTCGGCCCTGGCGAACCACCGCCAAGTCCATTCCGGAAAGCGCCCCTTTTCTTGCCAGTTCTGCAGCAAAACCTTCACGGGCCGGCCTACCCTCGTCCAACACCTCCGGACTCACACCGGGGAGAAGCCGTACAGCTGTCCGGACTGTGGCCGCCGTTTCAGCACCAGCTCCAACCTCCTGCAGCACCGGAGGAACCACCTCGGCGAGCGTCCCTTCGCCTGCTCCTTGTGTGGCCGCCGGTTTGCCCGACGGCCCGACCTGGCTCGGCATTACGTCACCCACGCCGAAGGCAGTGTCCGGCCGCACCGCTGCGGGGAATGCGGGCGGCGTTTTGTGGAACTGGCTGACCTGGAGCAACACAAAGCCACGCACCGTGGGGAACGGCCCTATGTCTGCAGTTACTGTGGCAAATCCTTCACGGAGGCCGCCACCTTGGCTCGACACCGCCGCTCGCACCTTCCGACAACTCAGCAGGCCTACAAATGTGAGGTGTGCAGGCAGACGTTTGGGCAGAGCTCTGACCTCCTGGCGCACGGGCGGGTCCACAGCGGGGAGCGCCCCTACGCCTGCGCGGACTGCGGCAAGTCCTTCGGGCGCAGCTCCAACTTGTCGCGGCATCGGCGGGTGCACACCCACGAGCGCCCGTACATCTGTGGGGACTGTGGGAAGAGCTATACCCAAAGCACCCACCTGATGGAGCATCAGAGGCAGCACACAGGCGAGCGCCCCTATGAGTGCGCCGACTGTGGCCGCTCCTTCGGCAAGAAGGGGCATTTGGACTCCCATCGCCGGGTGCACCGCCTCTTGCCAGGACATCACGACGGTGTGGCCGAGCAGCTGGTGGAATGTCCCAGTTCTGGAAGTCCGCTGAACCAATGA
- the MAPK7 gene encoding mitogen-activated protein kinase 7 has translation MAEPPIDDEGEEAAQGQAKQERAHQEAVAAKNLAILKAHSFDITFEVGDEYEVIETIGTGAYGVVSSARRKDTGQQMAIKKIPNAFDVVMNAKRTLRELKILKHFKHDNIIAIKDILKPSVPYAEFRSVYVVLDLMESDLHQIIHSSQPLTLEHVRYFLYQLLRGLKYIHSANVIHRDLKPSNLLINENCELKIGDFGMARGLCTKPDEYKYFMTEYVATRWYRAPELMLSLHEYTQAIDMWSVGCIFAEMLGRKQLFPGKNYIHQLQLIITVLGTPPAKVVHSIGADRVRAYVQSLPSRQPVPWESLYQHADRKGLSLLSKMLRFDPRERISVVEALGHPFLAKYHDPDDEPECVPAFDFDFDKQVLTKEQIKEAIVAEINDFHDRREGIRRQISFKPALRPAVVGGCVTAAGPGLLLCCQDVDMPSAGSPQPREGDYAMASPAPYPLPETIDLTSPLIATAIPQPEVKAEVEPPAAPPKREGAISDDTKAALKAVILKSALRNKNKDTPSSIPETPDIRRPVTAKERQREREEKRKRRQERAKEREKQKKEKEKERKDMLTENDRNLLERWTKMVDRTQNKPAQNGSAVPPQVTGASHILSQVPSANPLPPQVPPASHISPASSTNASTPTDFLAFSDKVAPALRPKLTLVPVGAELAPVQGSNANVVRFFPAQPAPFLVTAPACQKVALSKPECVLSVKYGPGQIFQAPYGVTTLNTWSGVPQPENWAVAGQLPVNQPEIVPPGDALPEQTVSYGAGAGAEEAMFLTEAGKAEASSLGLVAEETQGPNRHQMAPELSPETAVPSEAPDINMVTQQLSKSQVEDLLPPVFSGTPKGSGAGYGVGFDLEEFLNQSFDMVGENRESQGDSAPLSASLLADWLEVHRMNPADMESLQQELQLGSPMILSDIPDLQDA, from the exons ATGGCGGAGCCCCCCATAGACGATGAGGGCGAGGAAGCCGCCCAGGGCCAAGCGAAGCAGGAGCGGGCTCACCAGGAGGCTGTGGCAGCCAAGAACCTGGCCATCTTGAAGGCCCACTCCTTTGACATCACCTTTGAGGTGGGGGACGAATATGAGGTCATCGAGACGATCGGCACGGGAGCCTATGGGGTCGTGAGCTCAGCACGGCGCAAGGATACAG GCCAGCAGATGGCGATCAAGAAAATCCCCAATGCCTTCGATGTGGTGATGAATGCGAAGCGCACTTTGCGCGAGCTGAAGATCCTCAAACATTTCAAGCACGACAACATCATTGCCATCAAGGACATCCTGAAGCCCTCCGTGCCTTATGCCGAGTTCAGATCTGT GTACGTCGTGTTGGACCTGATGGAGAGCGACCTCCACCAGATCATCCACTCCTCTCAGCCCCTCACCCTGGAGCATGTGCGCTACTTCCTCTACCAGCTTCTCCGGGGCCTCAAGTACATCCACTCGGCCAACGTCATCCACCGGGACCTGAAGCCCAGCAACCTGCTGATCAATGAGAACTGCGAACTGAAAATCGGTGACTTTGGCATGGCCCGGGGCCTCTGCACCAAGCCCGACGAGTACAAGTACTTCATGACGGAATACGTGGCCACCCGCTGGTACCGGGCCCCTGAGCTGATGCTTTCCCTGCACGAGTACACCCAGGCCATTGACATGTGGTCGGTGGGCTGCATCTTCGCCGAGATGCTCGGGCGGAAGCAGCTCTTCCCCGGGAAGAACTACATTCACCAGCTGCAGCTGATCATCACCGTCTTGGGGACCCCCCCGGCCAAGGTGGTCCATTCCATCGGGGCTGACCGGGTGCGGGCGTACGTCCAGAGCCTGCCGTCCCGTCAGCCGGTGCCCTGGGAGAGCCTCTACCAGCACGCTGACCGGAAGGGCTTGTCCCTGCTCTCCAAGATGCTGCGCTTCGACCCCCGCGAGCGCATCTCGGTGGTGGAGGCCCTCGGCCACCCCTTCCTGGCCAAGTACCACGACCCCGACGACGAGCCGGAGTGTGTGCCGGCCTTCGACTTTGACTTCGACAAGCAG GTGCTGACCAAGGAGCAGATCAAGGAGGCCATCGTGGCCGAGATCAACGACTTCCATGACCGCCGGGAGGGCATCCGGCGCCAGATCAGCTTCAAGCCAGCGCTGCGGCCGGCAGTTGTCGGGGGCTGTGTGACAGCCGCCGGcccaggcctgctcctctgctgCCAGGACGTCGACATGCCCAGCGCCGGCTCGCCTCAGCCCAGAGAGGGTGACTATGCCATGGCATCTCCCGCCCCCTATCCGTTACCGGAAACCATAGACCTTACCTCTCCCCTCATCGCTACTGCCATTCCCCAGCCTGAGGTGAAGGCCGAAGTGGAGCCTCCCGCCGCGCCGCCCAAACGGGAGGGCGCCATTTCAGATGACACCAAGGCCGCCCTCAAGGCTGTCATCTTAAAGTCGGCCCTCCGGAATAAGAACAAAG ACACCCCGTCCTCCATCCCAGAGACGCCTGACATCCGGAGGCCGGTGACGGCGAAGGAGCGCCAGCGTGAGCGAGAGGAGAAACGCAAGCGGCGTCAGGAGCGGGCCAAGGAGCGCgagaagcagaagaaggaaaaagagaaggagCGCAAGGACATGCTGACTGAGAACGACCGGAACCTTCTGGAGAGGTGGACCAAGATGGTCGACCGCACCCAGAACAAGCCGGCCCAGAACGGGTCCGCGGTCCCGCCGCAGGTGACCGGCGCCAGCCATATCCTGTCTCAGGTGCCCTCTGCCAACCCTTTGCCACCTCAAGTGCCTCCTGCCAGCCATATCTCGCCCGCCTCTTCCACCAATGCTTCCACCCCCACCGATTTCCTTGCCTTCTCGGACAAGGTGGCACCTGCCTTGAGACCCAAGCTCACCCTGGTTCCTGTGGGGGCGGAACTAGCCCCAGTTCAAGGGTCCAACGCCAACGTGGTCCGCTTTTTCCCGGCCCAGCCTGCCCCATTCCTGGTCACCGCCCCGGCCTGTCAGAAAGTGGCGCTGTCCAAACCGGAGTGTGTGCTAAGCGTCAAATACGGCCCCGGCCAGATATTCCAGGCACCGTACGGGGTGACGACCCTCAACACTTGGAGCGGGGTCCCCCAGCCCGAGAACTGGGCCGTGGCCGGACAGCTGCCGGTGAATCAGCCGGAGATCGTGCCCCCTGGTGACGCGTTGCCTGAGCAGACGGTGAGTTATGGAGCGGGGGCTGGTGCGGAGGAGGCCATGTTTCTGACGGAGGCGGGCAAAGCGGAGGCGTCTTCGCTGGGTTTGGTCGCCGAGGAAACCCAAGGGCCCAACCGGCACCAGATGGCTCCGGAGCTCTCTCCAGAGACCGCTGTGCCTTCGGAAGCGCCGGATATCAATATGGTGACCCAACAGCTGTCAAAATCCCAG GTGGAAGACCTTCTGCCTCCCGTCTTCTCTGGCACCCCTAAAGGCAGTGGCGCTGGCTACGGAGTTGGGTTTGACCTGGAAGAGTTTCTGAATCAGTCGTTCGACATGGTTGGGGAAAACAGGGAGAG tCAAGGCGACTCTGCCCCGCTCTCGGCCTCCCTTCTCGCCGACTGGCTGGAAGTTCACCGCATGAACCCGGCCGACATGGAGTCCCTCCAGCAGGAGCTGCAGCTGGGCTCTCCCATGATCCTCTCCGACATCCCCGACCTGCAGGACGCATGA